The sequence below is a genomic window from Dermacentor albipictus isolate Rhodes 1998 colony chromosome 2, USDA_Dalb.pri_finalv2, whole genome shotgun sequence.
CTTTTGCTTTCTTTAAGGTAACAAGCAGCTGCTAACTACAAATGTGGAAATGTGCGCTTTTATGAAGAGTCATGATAAAAGTGCACCCACGGATGCTATATCGCATTGTTATAAATGTGACACCGCGAAGTAAAGCAGGAAGGCACCTTATATGGGATCGTTCTGCGACATCTATTGTTGTAGCAATTGCAATCACTTTCTGTATCCCGTGCTAGAACACCTAAATTCACTCACTCATTTCATGGAGTTTAACGTGCCGATGGCTGTGTTACAATGGCTGTGTGACGTGGGCTGCATTACAAGCCGTGGTGGGCCAAGCACGGTGTATACGGCAAGAGTGATGTGGACACTTCGCAGTGTTCGGTATGGAGCGTTTGTGAATCAAAGTAATTTCATAGATTTTAAACGCGGACACACGTACGACACTTTCAACGGTTAAAGCAGAACTGTCTGAAAAAAGAAGTACTCTATATTCAAtagcaataattttttattgcATTCAACCAAGGCACACGTAAAAAAAGTAGTGCGAGCAAATTAGACAACCTAAGCAGACAGGCGTGGCTTTTGTACTGCGAGAACTTTGTTGCCAGGTGTCTGAAGAGAAATGAACtaacctaagcaaaaaaaaaaaaaaaattctagggCATTTAAGCTCATCGTGAAACCTAAGGGCCTTAGCAGACTCAAGAATGACATTTCTGTATTCAAGTGTCTCGGAAGGTACGAAAACCTACATATGGGGCCAGGAAACTAGGATCTAAATCAAGTACACACGCATTTTCCCTGCTGCCCgagcacttagaaaaaaaaacattactgcAGAAATCAATAAGCTCGCTCGATCTCACTTCTTTCACTTACCAACTAAGAAACAAAAATGAACCCTGTGAGAACATGGCACAGCATTAAATTAGTCCACCATCACCCTTTTATTTTAGAGCGTACTTGACACCGAGCGCGGCTTGTCATGTATGTTTGGCGAAACAAACGATTGTTTACATGGAAacgatgaaaaagaagaaaaatatcaaCCGGATATTTTGATAATGCGGCATATACGTTCGCGCGCTTTATTCGAAAAAAAGAAGTCGGTCACTTATATTTCTAAGGTCTCACGCGCTGATTCAGTTGTCGATAATAATCGTGCTTCGTAACGTCATCTGCCCAGTGATTGTACTTCCGTTGATGTAGAGTCAAGGTGACATATAGTTTTTATGCTGGGTcaagaaaaaaatgttgccaTCAACCACGCGCTCCCAACACAAAGTGTTTGCGAAGGCGACACGGACTGTATTATTTATATTTCTCCTTCTCACCTTTGTACATGTGAAGGTACGTTCAGAGAGAAACGCTAACCTGACCAATCTCTCCACCGTCTTCCGCAGGCATCATCAACTCTGCAGGCGCCCTATGGCGCGAACAGCGTGCTTTCCTGCATCGCGTGTTCAGGGACTTCGTGCCTCGATACGGAAGGCCCGGCAGCGTGGCACTCGAGCAGAAAATGCAGGTATGTTGCACAGCCACTGTTTACGCGCTCATCAAATCCCACGctcctcgagagagagagagagggcgctgctatgtttgtttgcttttgtcTTTTTTCGATCGTGAAGTCGACACGGTTTAGGTTGTACGGCGATAATCGCAGCGATCCACATTAACCAGGTCGCACTTGCCAAGCAGCGGTTACCGCCGAACAACCAAAGCGACGCCAGCTCACGTGACGCTTACGGAGCCACGCGACGGCTGGCGTAGCGCGAACAAAATTCTATACTTGGGGTTGGCGGTTCATGAATATGCGCCTTCTTGTATGCGTGTCTCTAACAAGAGCACAAATCAAAATGAATGAGCGTTTCACGTTTCTGACTTTTCTCGCCCTACGCACATATATAGCACGGTGTAAGATATACATATTCTTATATATCTTGCACGGTAACCTATCGTAAAGCGGAAACTACATGAAACGTATCTGAGGCGTATTTTCAGCGCGGCCTCAGTAAGTCTGTTTCACCTCGCTCAAAGCTGGTATAACGGCTGAAGCGTGTTCCATGTTGTTTCCGCTTGCAATGGCGACCGCGTGATATGCCGTGCAGGGCCTGATCAGGGTATGGGCATTGTGCGGCGTGAAAGTGACGCCATTACCGGCGCGCCCGAAACTGTCAGAAATGGCCTCCACGTGGTTATCACTTTGCTGCCGGAAGGAGGGAAGGGGCAGTATTATTCGATCgaccatgtttattttttttgcaatatcACTAATTTCCGTGCGTGTCGCGTAACGTAAACCTGCAAAAGTGAGCGTGACGACGTGAATGACTCACATTACGTGACTGTTGTTTCCGTAGCTGTCGAGTGCGTCCGATGACCGTAGCTCGACGTCACGTCGAGCTACGGTCATCTTTTTTTAAACTCAAGTGTGAAAGTGCGTACAATGACAAGTCTTATTTTAGTATACTTTCACGTGACATCACGGGTGAACACGTTCACGAATTTTCCACGTTTAGTTGGCCCAGCGAAAAGGCAGAAAAAAGAGGGTTGCCCTTGGAGAATTTTTTCTCGCACAAACATCGTGCACGTTTCAGTAACAATAtcatttttatcatttttttcccGTTGCTACACTATATATGCAAAATAACTTTCGATTGTGAGCTCAAGATCAAGTACCTTTCTAGAAGATTACTTCCATTGTTGCCAAAAAGTcaccttacccgccgtggttgatcagtggctatggtattaggctgctgagcacgagctcgcgtgatcaaatcccggccacggcggccgcctttcgacgggggcgaaacgcgaaaacactcgtggtacttggatttaggtgcacgtaccccaggtggtcgaaatttctggagtcctccactacggcgtgcctcataatcagaaagtggttttggcacgtagaaccccataatttttttttaaggtcACCTTCTGATGACCTGCAGAGTTAAAGCTAGCATTAAAACATTAAGGCCATCCAGATAGAAATACGTGAAATAGCTCATTATACGCGCAATCCTTTCAGATTGTGATCTAGAAACGTTAAGTAAGTTTTGTTAGAGAGGAGACAAAACAATTTGAAGTTCACAACCAATCGGTAGGAACTCCTGAACTGTGCCTTTACTGCAGAACACGTATGCACCGTCGGCTATTAACTGTGGCTATTTCTCAAGCGAACACGTGCTGTGTCACTTGACACCACTATAAATACATCGTTAACGGCCTATGTCAGGCAGTTTACCAATTATAAATTTGGGGGCACGGGGCGCTCAGGCAGGCGAACACGCGTCTAGATGTGAGCGTTTTGCAGTGGCAGGTAGTGGCGAACTTAACCCTCATACTGTGCTAACCGGAGGCACAATTCTGCTGCTTCACACAAGAATGAATACGGCGCTTGACCAGGCCTAGGGACACTCACAGCAGGCTACATAGCCTGTGAAGTTgaacttttttttacatttgtccTACGCCACAGTTGGCGCGGAATGTTGATGATCCAGGTTCTTGCGTAACACGCAATCTGCTAATCTGTAGTATTTGCAAAACAATGACTCGGCACCACGCACAATACCTCGTGTCTTATACTATCTGGTCTTGATGACGACCTCGTGGCAGTCGTAGTTTGCGTTCATCGCGCAAACGTACTTGCGTGGAGATCAATAAACAGCGTAAGCTTAGAAAAGCACGTGCCTATATTTTTTATGCATAAAGAGTTCATAAGCCTGCCAAGAATTCAATTGTGGCCCATAAGAGCTTTGCAGTGAAGACACAGTTCAGTACTGCGTTTTTCTGGCCTCGAACTAACATTTATAGATCACAACCCTGAATGCTGGTGCAAATAATGATCTACCTCAggtggttttttttgttttttttttacctggagGGTCTGAATGTTTAATTTAGGTCTGAACACCGTCAAAAAATTGCTTTTTTGTGGCAAAATTCGAAGTAATTTTCTGGAAAAATACCTGACAGTCAACATTATCTTTAGCAGAAACTATAGCTACTggggaaaaaaagataaaaattCACTGTGGCTTGAACATTAGcgatgcttaaagggacactaaagcggaacaataaatcagtttagactaatgacgcattgtttgagaaccctgcaggcagtcatttaaaaaaaatgtttgattattagatgagaaaatgacgGTCCAAgaatcagtatttgaattttgcgccgaaaccccagcgccggtacgtcagggagacgtcagggattccaaaatgttttcgcatttcggccgcgttggctgagtaaaggttcccgaaacttgccatgtttaatatttggttcatttagaacacaatgtagtcaatctgtaccgctgtaCACAATTAGTAGGCCctggaagatgccatcaaaatccaagacgtcacagcccccaggtgcgggaacttaagtaggcgtcgccacccgcatttcgttcttgcgctttttctgccttaccaaacgtcttaccgttgtaagagtggtgtttttggtgttgtggaTAGGtagtttactgatgcagaagaaatcatttttcactttagtgtccctttgagcaaaaattttatgaaaacgcagatttttttttttctactgagaCAATTCAACGCGGAAAAACCATAAATGTGTTCACCTATGGTGTCACGTGAAAGAACCACGGCAGTAGAATATTCTAAAATAAGATTTGTCATTGTACCCAGTTTCACATATCGGTCTGAGaaaatttcaccgacgattacgatactccctcatgcgaaatttgagcgcaactctgTACGTGTTTTCGTTTCACGATATATTGAGGCGAAGAATTTGAAAGAGACTAGTAGCAGAGGTGCcaatcgtcgaaaatatgatttgcaggtcaagcgcgtcggctttatacatgactcgtcgaaggttccagcgtaatcgctggtgcacgTGGGTTCCATAAAGTGCTACACGATTCGCGTCGCGTATGCAGTCAGATCACAAAACCATCGTAAACCATGACAATGGAAACAAGGGCAAACGAGACCAAACCAAACAAGCACGAGCGGGGGCGGACGCGAGTAGACAACAGTGCGAAACGAGCGGTCCcgctgagaccagatacgagttgatacgagtactcatcgagcggtcgggcgggtccgcatgacaccagtttctcgCGCGCACATCACtaaaggggccgctctcattggtctccaccGTTCGCGGCTCGCGCGTTTCGTCTCCCGCTCCGCGTtctctctttcatctttcgctgtgctcgttcgctcggttacgccgccgacgctcgtCGTAGGAACGGGCGCTGCGCTCTAGAAAATTTACCTCATACCAACAGTTGCTTCTTCAGGATGACTCTAAAGAGCGCTCACGTCACAATTCTTTTTTTCGCGAGAAATAATTTGCTAAACGGGAccggcctgcatggtgcatctACCTGGTGGCGCAATGCTCAGACGGACAAAAAAAGCTAACATttctgtaaccaagtctattctacttagctgctggtgtaaatgttcggcactggcgtaatcgtgttgcggccaaaaatttacacccgcagcaaagtagaataaatagacttggttacagcaacaTTAGTTGCTtttctgtttgagctttgcgccaccaggcgactgcaccatgcaggccgcgcTTGTTTACGACTCCGCCCTAACAACAACCTGCGTTTACTcaaataccggacacgctaaacctctctattaaatGCTTTTAATAAGGatagttttatgtgctttacagcatGTGCTTGatttcatatttaaaaaaaatgataacgcagcaaagatcagacgttgacagcgctgcgagcgcatgggacctcactgcggcttgcgttCGGGGCCGCTAACATGTAACGTGTTTCTGCTCgcgaacgcaaacgcacccaagcgctatgggctccaaggccttgcgtcccctaaactaaaactctattAGCACAATAGCTCACTAGCCCGATTTTCTCAAAGGGAAACGGCGATGCTCGCTTTTAAGGTCTGAGAAGTTTTTCGTGGAATGATCCTAAATATAAATAGCGAAGAAGTCGACCCATGAGAGGACAAATGGTGCAACGTACCGCCAAGAAAGCAAACAAACGCCACAATTTAATGCCCTGTCAGTTGCAACAAGAGTCTAAGCGCCAGCCTGAGACGCCGCcaaaaccgccgtggttgctcagtggctatggtgttaggctgctgagcacgaggtcgcgggatcgaatcccggccacggcggccgcatttcgatgggggcgaaatgcgaaaatacccgtgcacttagatttaggtgcacattaaagaaccccaggtggtcaaaatttccggagtcccccactacggcgtgcctcataatcaggaagtagttttggcacgtaaaaccccatatattattatgaGACGCCGCCACGTATGTCTTTTTTCAAACTGAGCGGCCCGTCCCGCTCAGAGTAACGTTTAACACAGCAGCGATGGTGGCTCACTGCAATAATTTGTATCGCAGTCGGTTGCAACAAGTGTCTAAGCGTCAGCACGAGACGTGCTTTTGCCAAAGTGATTGACCCGGTGAAAAACCAATTGCGCGCAGGTGCACATCGGCGAGTTCCTGTCGTCGCTGGGGCCGTTCGAAGGCAGCTCGCTGCACGTGCGCCGGTCGCTCGCGCGCGCCGTCAGCAACATCCTCGGCTCGTTCCTCATGAGCGTCACATACTCGTCGCGCGACTCCAAGTTCGAGCAGCTGCTCGCGCTCTTCGAGGAAGGATTCAGGCTTCTCACGCTCGCCGTGCCCGTGAACTTCATACCGGCGCTGCGCTACGTGCCGGGCTCCAACTGGGCCTACCGGCGCATTAAGCGCAACCGGCACCAGACGGCCGACTACTTCAGGCGCATCGCAGACGCGCACCGGTCGTCGTACGTCGAGGGCACCGTGCGCGACATCGTCGACGCGTACCTCGTCCAGCTGCGGAGGGACAAGGCCAGAGGCATCCAGCGGGAGGACACGTACTTTTCCGGTGAGGAACCAGTGAGgcctctctcgcgcgcgcgcgcgaaaaaGCATCGTCTTTGTTTATAGCCAGAATTGGAGTGCTTCGCATTTCGTGTCCTCCAAAACTCGTCATAGTTTGAAGCGAGGATATGGCTCGGCCTGGGCTACTAGCGTCTCTCGGAGGCCTCGAACGCTCACACGAACCACCACGAAGCAAAAGGCGGGGGGTATTCTGTGGATAcccagtggactgtccatttcggccgctgttgatcggctagggccgctcgtctcctcttCGTTATTTCAGccgcatccaatcagcagcggccctaggtggactcttgcagaataccccccccccccccccctctcacggCTATTGCAGCCATGTGCGTGCTTTATATGGACGTGCCAAAGACTTTCCGTTCTATGAAACAGAGGGGACAGGCGTGGAATTTCGGGGGAATAGCCATTTCCTTGCTTGAAAACCTAATGCATCGCGTTTGTCATCTGTTGCACTCCCCTCGCCTTTTAGTAAATTTACTAAATAGGTCAAAATCTTGTATTTTCACTTCCCCTCCATCGGCCCTCATTTTCAATAATGAGCATAAATGGCAGAGTGACAGTTAGGGAGCCAGTGCGCACGTTTGGGGGGGCGAGGGTGACATGTCACGTGGCAGTAACCATATTACATTATGGCTTGTATTGTTCCTGGAACCGCCAGAACAAAAACATGTTCATTGTTGTCAGTGCCCAAACCAAATGAGGTGAGCACTACGTGTAGATAGCCCCAGAATTATGATTTCTGTACTTATTCTTCTGCCAGAAGATTCACGCCTCGATCGTTCTCCCATCCTTGCTTGTCGCACTACCCTTATTTTACCGTGTCTCCTAACCCGTTCCTTCCTGCCTCGTCTTCTCTACCTATGCGCAGAGGAGCAGTTGGTGCAAGTGCTGATGGACATCTTCAGTGCTGGCCTGGAGACCGTCACCTCGACCCTAGAGTGGGCCATCCTTTTGCTGGTGCGTCACCCGCACGTCCAGCGACGTCTCCAGGAGGAGCTGGACGCCCACCTGGCGTCCGAAGGGGAAAGGCCCGCTAGCATGGCCGACCTGCCCGCCCTCCCTTATGCACAGGCCACCATCCTTGAAGTGCTGCGACGCGCAAACGTCATAGCGCTCGGAAACGCCCACGCCACAACCTGGTGAGCCCGAAACGACACTTGAACAACTGAAAGGTTTAGCTGATAAAGTATGTGAAGTGGCAAGCAGATAAAAACATGATTGCGGTCACATGCATCCAAAGTGAAAACGGTGAAAACGACTTCGTGCACATCTTCGTCAATTTGGTGGTAGGGTTCGATTCTCGAATTAGAGCGAACCATTGAGCAACAAAATTTGCCGAGGACTAAGTGTTGGTTCTCTTCGCAGCAGATGCACTTGGTAGGTGCATATATTAGGTGGGTGACATACATGTTCATTTCACGTGTCACAGCTTTGCTACATAAATGCGCTAccggagaaaaagaaaggagcacaaaGTAAACTGCGCACACTTTAAAACAGCGGTACCAGGTGGTATTCTCAATGTCTAACATGCGGGCGCTTAGACCAGGAACTTGAGCAGCGCAAATACAGCCTTCCGTGCGtagtttctgtgggagcagtggcctaaaacattttatttttctgttctcATAGTGGACGATTTTCAATTATCATTATCCATTATCGGAACAGACACGATAGGTAGGCACACTGTCGTTCTCTTCTATCTTATTCTTCTCTACCGTCAAGAGACGCAGGGTGAGAAAGTTTATTGATGGGAATGCATGCAACAGCTGAAGCTGGCTTGATGAAAATAAGCAACGCAAGCACATTGTATTCAACCCACGTAATTTGTGCAGTGATGTGGAGCTGGCGGGCTACCGTATACCGGCAGACACTCATGTCGT
It includes:
- the LOC135913125 gene encoding cytochrome P450 18a1-like, with the translated sequence MSVLFFSPWLEVTLPTWLAVFVAVLLVSRRFLTGVASQLPLPPGPWGLPLVGFLPFLGKEFHRTLQSLAVTYGPIYQIFLGSKRVVVISDPKLVRQAFSQAAFSGRPDTELTKLLQGYGIINSAGALWREQRAFLHRVFRDFVPRYGRPGSVALEQKMQVHIGEFLSSLGPFEGSSLHVRRSLARAVSNILGSFLMSVTYSSRDSKFEQLLALFEEGFRLLTLAVPVNFIPALRYVPGSNWAYRRIKRNRHQTADYFRRIADAHRSSYVEGTVRDIVDAYLVQLRRDKARGIQREDTYFSEEQLVQVLMDIFSAGLETVTSTLEWAILLLVRHPHVQRRLQEELDAHLASEGERPASMADLPALPYAQATILEVLRRANVIALGNAHATTCDVELAGYRIPADTHVVSNLWAIHMDPDLWEDPEEFRPERFLVDGQVQKPDYFMPFSVGRRMCLGNHLTQTEVFLFLSNLLLRYTLELPEGEQPPSMDGHVAVSHTPRPFRVKITPRNNAADTTTAFANVEQFCSDLG